One region of Leptolyngbya sp. NIES-3755 genomic DNA includes:
- a CDS encoding beta-ketoacyl synthase (similar to AA sequence:cyanobase_aa:Npun_R2081), with protein sequence MQFGFMFFASGEDALLEEKYRLVIESARFADRHGFTSVWVPERHFTQFGCLYPNPAVLHAALARETKQIQLRAGSVVLPLHAPIRVAEEWAVVDNLSDGRVGISFAAGWNPNDFAGCPDRYDDRHDILFSGIQTVQKLWRGESVWMPNGKNIPVEIRIYPTPIQSELPIWVTAAGSPKTFIRAGEIGANLLTHLFDQTVEELAEKIALYREARSRQGYDPATGQITVTLHTLIGDDLHQTREQARKPYCNYLKSNLSLLKGLAESRGSTADVTHLSATDLEALANLVFEKFATSRSLIGTPESCLPLIQQLEQLGVNEVACLLDFGLAANQILDHLPHLSRLKEVCTGTESYLRNGSSDRPQSTTENSLREIQVRCSQSVTASEFYENLLAWGVEFDHSFQGIQQLWRRDGEALGTIHLLEILESDCSDYALHPAFLDACLQVFFAALPRPIANQARSMQYLPVGFQRLKQHRPLEKRVWSHAIVQSELSPIAEQFQGTVQILDQTGAVLMEIIGLRLQRVISEPQLPEKPSEDWFYQIEWQSIAPPIAALQPVDWLRSPQQITARFSPSAPSELSIYQELNPQLETLSTTYILSAFQQLGLDLSDGSIVSTVSLGELGIATAHQRLLKRLLQILQEDGILCQLNSTQWKCNLPAHFPTHRDASQQWNDLWTTYPACRAELTLLERCGTRLADVLKGQCDPLQLLFPDGSLDLVEQLYQHAPAAQVMNRWVQQTIAEAVNNLPNGRQIRILEIGAGTGGTTAQVLPSLPTAQTDYWFTDVSRLMTATAEQKFHNYPFVRYGVLDIEQDPQSQGFASQQFDIVLAANVLHATADLQQTLKHVRQLLAPGGLLILLEGTQPQRSLDLVFGLTEGWWKFTDRSLRPDYPLLSQGRWCELLESTGFAEVRTIEPEGIPVHQAVIVAQTPVTVEDWLILADQGGVGTELAEQLRATGKRVSLVQSDRSLNYRSLLQKFDQTTALKVIHLSSLDLSDSSSLTTTELEAASEALCSDVLSLFQALTSNQSQLWLVTQGSQPVKPTDPQAIVPSLLWGLGQVIAVEQPQLWGGLIDLDLSASVEQNVAALLQAISGDSPIAYRQGEWYTPRLVQHQAIAQSAIQVQSEGSYLLTGGFGDLGLLVAQWLVRQGARHLILVGRSSLPPRSKWNAPQESRVANQIQAIQTIEASGATVYLETADVADEAQMIATLHHLQEQECPKIRGVMHLAGIPQPMIPLQQLDQETLTAVLRPKVLGSWVLHRLFADQTLDWFVLFSSWAGLLGAVGQQLGSYSAANAFLDTLACYRRSIGQPALSIAWGDWAEVGMRSRYIQQGYRLLPDSWTLLPEQGLAALEHLLDQDAAQVAVLPVPWSEFFQLFPDARSSLLQQVASQPIEPQKSDAQSSSWVQTLENLPANGRLEALQVHVQQQAARVLGIQPPHRLDPQRGLFELGMDSLMALELKHRLESSLGCSIPAILAFEHPTVSALTSHLAQTILRWEEPTIAGEIAPDIDLTDPLTKIQQLSDDEVERLLSKTISRGSL encoded by the coding sequence ATGCAATTCGGTTTCATGTTCTTTGCTAGTGGCGAAGACGCGCTGCTAGAAGAAAAATATCGTCTGGTGATTGAAAGTGCCCGGTTTGCCGATCGCCACGGCTTTACAAGCGTGTGGGTTCCAGAACGGCACTTTACTCAGTTCGGCTGTCTCTATCCAAATCCTGCTGTGCTTCATGCTGCTCTAGCGCGGGAGACGAAGCAGATTCAACTGCGGGCAGGAAGTGTGGTTCTGCCGTTGCACGCTCCGATTCGAGTGGCAGAAGAGTGGGCGGTGGTAGACAATCTCTCTGATGGCAGGGTGGGCATCTCGTTTGCGGCGGGTTGGAATCCGAATGATTTTGCGGGTTGCCCCGATCGCTACGACGATCGCCATGACATTCTGTTTAGCGGAATTCAAACGGTTCAAAAGCTGTGGCGAGGTGAATCTGTATGGATGCCGAATGGTAAAAATATTCCGGTTGAAATTCGCATTTACCCGACTCCGATTCAATCAGAATTGCCGATTTGGGTGACAGCAGCAGGGAGTCCCAAAACCTTTATTCGTGCTGGGGAAATCGGAGCCAATCTACTCACGCATTTGTTTGATCAGACTGTGGAGGAACTAGCTGAAAAAATTGCCCTCTATCGGGAGGCTCGATCGCGGCAGGGCTATGATCCAGCAACGGGGCAAATTACGGTCACGCTGCACACCTTGATTGGAGATGATTTGCACCAGACTCGTGAACAAGCACGGAAACCCTACTGCAATTATCTAAAATCCAATCTGTCTTTGCTCAAGGGTTTAGCGGAAAGTCGCGGCTCAACTGCTGATGTTACCCATCTTTCCGCAACGGATTTGGAAGCTTTGGCAAATCTGGTATTTGAGAAGTTTGCTACGAGTCGATCGCTCATCGGAACACCGGAAAGCTGTTTGCCGCTAATTCAGCAACTAGAGCAATTGGGTGTTAATGAAGTTGCCTGTCTGCTAGATTTTGGATTAGCTGCAAATCAAATTCTTGATCACTTGCCGCATTTATCTCGCCTTAAGGAAGTTTGTACTGGCACAGAGAGCTACTTGAGAAATGGATCGAGCGATCGTCCACAATCCACTACAGAGAATTCACTGCGCGAGATCCAGGTTCGCTGCTCCCAATCGGTTACTGCCTCAGAGTTTTATGAAAACTTGCTGGCGTGGGGCGTAGAGTTTGACCATAGTTTTCAGGGAATTCAGCAACTCTGGCGGCGCGACGGAGAAGCATTGGGAACGATTCATCTGCTGGAAATATTGGAATCAGACTGCTCCGATTACGCTCTGCATCCAGCCTTTTTAGATGCTTGTTTACAAGTATTTTTTGCTGCACTGCCCCGCCCGATCGCGAATCAAGCGAGATCGATGCAATATCTTCCCGTTGGCTTCCAAAGGTTAAAGCAGCATCGCCCTCTAGAAAAGCGAGTGTGGAGTCATGCGATCGTGCAGTCAGAACTCAGTCCGATTGCTGAACAGTTTCAGGGAACGGTGCAAATTTTGGATCAAACGGGTGCTGTGTTAATGGAGATCATCGGGTTGCGGTTGCAGCGGGTGATTTCTGAGCCACAGTTACCAGAAAAACCTTCTGAAGACTGGTTCTACCAAATCGAGTGGCAATCGATCGCCCCACCCATTGCTGCACTTCAGCCTGTGGATTGGCTACGATCGCCCCAGCAAATTACTGCGCGTTTCTCTCCATCTGCACCGTCTGAACTCTCGATTTATCAGGAGCTTAACCCGCAGCTAGAAACTCTCAGCACAACCTATATCCTCTCAGCATTTCAGCAATTGGGCTTGGATCTTTCAGATGGTTCAATCGTCTCCACTGTTTCACTGGGTGAATTAGGAATTGCAACAGCCCATCAACGGTTATTAAAACGCCTGCTACAAATTTTGCAGGAGGATGGAATTTTGTGCCAACTGAATTCAACCCAGTGGAAGTGCAATCTTCCGGCTCATTTTCCGACTCATAGAGACGCCTCACAGCAATGGAATGACCTGTGGACAACCTATCCCGCCTGTCGTGCTGAATTGACTCTGTTAGAGCGCTGTGGCACCCGTTTAGCAGACGTGCTGAAAGGGCAGTGCGATCCTCTGCAATTACTCTTTCCTGACGGATCGCTGGATTTAGTCGAGCAGCTTTATCAACACGCCCCAGCAGCTCAAGTCATGAATCGCTGGGTGCAACAGACGATCGCGGAAGCTGTAAACAATCTTCCCAATGGTCGCCAAATTCGCATTCTGGAAATTGGGGCTGGCACTGGAGGCACCACGGCTCAAGTTCTCCCGTCCCTACCCACCGCGCAAACAGATTATTGGTTCACAGATGTTTCGCGGTTAATGACAGCGACAGCAGAGCAAAAATTCCATAACTATCCATTTGTGCGGTATGGAGTGCTGGATATTGAGCAAGATCCGCAGTCTCAAGGCTTTGCTTCACAGCAGTTTGATATCGTTCTGGCAGCAAATGTTTTACACGCCACAGCGGATTTGCAGCAGACCTTGAAGCATGTGCGGCAATTACTAGCACCAGGCGGATTACTCATATTGCTAGAAGGGACACAGCCTCAACGATCGCTCGATTTGGTGTTTGGTTTAACAGAGGGATGGTGGAAATTCACTGATCGATCGCTGCGTCCTGACTATCCATTACTCAGTCAAGGGCGCTGGTGTGAACTGCTGGAAAGCACTGGATTTGCTGAGGTAAGGACGATCGAGCCTGAAGGAATTCCAGTGCATCAAGCGGTGATTGTGGCTCAAACACCTGTAACCGTTGAAGATTGGTTAATTCTGGCTGATCAGGGCGGAGTTGGCACAGAACTGGCTGAACAGCTTCGGGCGACTGGAAAGCGAGTCAGTCTCGTTCAGAGCGATCGATCTCTAAACTATCGATCGTTGCTACAGAAGTTTGATCAGACAACGGCTCTCAAAGTAATTCACCTGAGCAGTTTAGATCTGTCTGACAGTAGCAGTTTAACAACTACTGAACTAGAAGCAGCTTCAGAGGCACTCTGTTCTGATGTACTGTCTCTCTTTCAGGCACTTACATCCAACCAATCGCAACTATGGCTAGTTACTCAGGGCAGCCAGCCTGTTAAACCAACTGATCCACAAGCTATTGTTCCGTCGCTACTGTGGGGATTGGGTCAAGTTATTGCCGTGGAGCAACCGCAACTTTGGGGCGGGCTGATTGATCTTGATCTGAGTGCATCGGTTGAACAAAATGTCGCTGCATTACTGCAAGCAATCTCTGGTGATTCCCCGATCGCTTACCGACAGGGAGAATGGTACACGCCTCGTCTAGTGCAGCATCAGGCTATCGCCCAATCAGCAATCCAGGTTCAGTCAGAGGGTAGCTACTTGCTGACCGGAGGATTCGGAGATCTCGGACTGCTGGTAGCACAGTGGTTAGTTCGGCAAGGAGCGCGACATCTCATTTTGGTGGGGCGATCGTCTCTACCACCCCGCAGCAAGTGGAATGCTCCCCAAGAGAGCCGTGTGGCAAACCAGATTCAGGCAATTCAGACGATCGAGGCATCTGGGGCAACCGTTTATCTGGAAACTGCCGATGTAGCAGACGAAGCCCAGATGATCGCAACGCTGCATCACCTGCAAGAACAGGAATGTCCCAAAATTCGCGGAGTGATGCACTTAGCGGGAATTCCTCAACCAATGATTCCGCTTCAGCAGTTGGATCAGGAAACCTTGACGGCAGTGTTGCGCCCGAAAGTTCTGGGTAGTTGGGTTTTGCATCGGCTGTTTGCTGATCAGACGCTCGATTGGTTTGTCTTATTCTCATCCTGGGCAGGGCTATTGGGAGCAGTAGGACAACAGTTGGGCAGCTACAGTGCCGCTAATGCGTTTCTAGATACCCTGGCTTGCTACCGTCGATCGATCGGACAGCCCGCTCTGAGTATTGCTTGGGGAGACTGGGCAGAAGTGGGAATGCGATCGCGCTATATCCAACAGGGCTATCGACTGTTACCAGATAGCTGGACTCTTCTGCCTGAGCAGGGTCTAGCCGCGTTGGAACACCTGCTGGATCAGGATGCAGCGCAGGTGGCAGTGTTACCTGTGCCCTGGTCGGAGTTTTTCCAGTTGTTCCCGGATGCTCGATCGTCGCTGCTGCAACAGGTTGCCAGTCAACCCATTGAACCTCAGAAGTCGGATGCTCAATCTTCTTCCTGGGTGCAGACACTAGAGAACCTTCCTGCCAACGGACGCTTAGAGGCACTGCAAGTCCATGTTCAGCAACAAGCTGCCAGGGTTTTAGGAATTCAACCGCCCCATCGCCTAGATCCGCAGCGAGGATTGTTTGAACTGGGGATGGATTCCCTTATGGCGCTGGAACTGAAGCATCGATTGGAATCTAGCCTGGGATGCTCAATTCCAGCAATTTTGGCATTTGAGCATCCAACCGTGAGCGCCCTGACAAGTCATCTGGCTCAAACCATTTTGAGATGGGAGGAACCCACGATCGCGGGAGAGATTGCTCCAGATATCGACTTGACTGATCCCTTAACTAAAATTCAGCAGTTGTCGGATGACGAGGTTGAGCGGC